In Duganella zoogloeoides, a single genomic region encodes these proteins:
- the tssM gene encoding type VI secretion system membrane subunit TssM: MRRFWNYITDARRLTIAGLIAMAALFYLGAEVLELALIWALGATVLMLLVAGGLWWWRRRRARGDAEQLAQAIAAPVSAETIQRDQSLEEVKAIREGLLKAIDTIKGSRLGIVSGARALYELPWYMIIGNPAAGKSTAITNSGLQFPFADGKVVQGVAGTRNCDWFFTPDGILLDTAGRYSVMDEHRAEWFGFLDLLKKYRRRAPINGILIAVSIAELRGDDPEAGIQLARGLRKRVQDLIERLEIFAPVYVVFTKADLVAGFGEFFAQAERAERERVWGATMPYKRKNASQQILAFFDQTFDELCDGLKALSIANMGQQRRDRMEPGVFTFPLEFSTLRTPLRAFLAALFEENPYQFKPLFRGYYFTSALQEGLPVSAQSQRVAQRFGLQAPQQGAHDRTATGHSGFFLFNLFRNVIFADKDLVSQYASRHKVRLTYAVFFTAMLLLGGALGGWGWSYLGNRQLVSNVQADLDQVIKLQQGRLDLQSRLEALAILQDRIEQLERYRDERPWSLRMGLYQGELLEQKLRAEYFAGVKEVMVRPVVASLEELLTAMNTHADQLRAPGAAAPGAEAPGAAAPAATEAAQFQQASAVNVDDAYNALKTYLMLADKSHAEPGHLNDQLTRYWRGWLENQRGAMSREQMIQAAERLLTFYLAQVADPAWPRIEPKLALVDQSRDHLRRVVRGMPARERVYADIRARANTRFPAMTVSRMVGEQDQALVAGSHAIAGAYTREAWEKYVQPAFREAAARELQSTDWVLKSATRDDLTLEGSPEQIQKGLTDLYKADYAREWQKFVTGVTIANLDGFDAAVVAMNRLGDPQSSPIAKLLTTIDQQTSWDNPSVMSAELKAAQSGFVNWIKNRVLSRGPSQVNVNLQLPQAGDQPMGPIGREFAGVAKLLAARDKDASLLGGYLQTLSKLRGRLNQLKNQGDPGPGARQFMQQTLEGTGSELADALRHVDEQMLNGMSDSQKQAIRPLLVRPLMQTFAVLIAPAEAEINKTWLAQVVEPFRQTLADKYPFAPNGRTEAAGADIARVFGPDGLVARFATTAMGPLVVRRGDVLAPRTWADMGIALAPQTATRFAGWIAPLNGAGGADTPPQTVFQIQPMPAPGALEYVVDIDGQQLRYRNTPPQWAHMVHPGPTGAEGARITATSVDGRSVDVFNQPGPQGLKMMIDAAAKQRREGGVFELRWTTGTVTVAMGLKIISSPESGNDDPEPPAPLQRFKGMQLPETVVGAGTVAGGSTAVAAIAAAGTAP, encoded by the coding sequence ATGCGACGATTCTGGAACTACATCACCGATGCCCGCCGCCTGACAATTGCCGGTCTGATCGCGATGGCGGCGCTGTTCTACCTGGGCGCCGAAGTGCTGGAGCTGGCGCTGATCTGGGCCCTGGGCGCCACCGTGCTGATGCTGCTGGTCGCCGGTGGCTTGTGGTGGTGGCGCCGGCGCCGCGCGCGCGGCGACGCCGAACAACTGGCGCAGGCCATCGCCGCGCCAGTGTCTGCGGAGACCATCCAGCGCGACCAGTCGCTCGAAGAAGTAAAAGCCATTCGCGAGGGCCTGCTCAAGGCCATCGACACCATCAAGGGCTCGCGCCTGGGCATCGTCTCCGGTGCGCGCGCGTTGTACGAGCTGCCGTGGTACATGATCATCGGTAATCCGGCAGCCGGCAAAAGCACGGCGATCACCAACTCGGGCCTGCAGTTCCCCTTCGCCGATGGCAAGGTGGTGCAGGGCGTCGCCGGCACCCGCAACTGCGACTGGTTCTTCACGCCGGACGGCATCCTGCTCGACACCGCCGGCCGCTACTCGGTGATGGACGAACACCGCGCCGAGTGGTTCGGCTTTCTCGACCTGCTGAAAAAATACCGGCGCCGCGCGCCGATCAACGGCATCCTGATCGCGGTCAGCATCGCCGAGCTGCGCGGCGATGATCCCGAGGCCGGCATCCAGCTCGCACGCGGCCTGCGCAAACGGGTGCAGGACTTGATCGAACGGCTGGAGATATTCGCACCCGTGTACGTGGTGTTCACCAAGGCCGACCTGGTTGCCGGCTTCGGCGAATTTTTCGCCCAGGCCGAACGGGCGGAGCGCGAACGCGTCTGGGGAGCCACCATGCCGTACAAGCGCAAGAATGCCAGCCAGCAGATACTGGCGTTCTTCGACCAGACCTTCGACGAATTGTGCGACGGCCTCAAGGCGCTCTCGATCGCCAACATGGGCCAGCAGCGGCGCGACCGCATGGAGCCGGGCGTGTTCACGTTCCCGCTCGAATTCTCCACCTTGCGCACGCCGCTGCGGGCCTTCCTGGCCGCGCTGTTCGAGGAAAACCCGTACCAGTTCAAACCGCTGTTTCGCGGCTATTACTTCACCAGCGCGCTGCAGGAAGGCTTGCCGGTCAGCGCGCAGTCGCAGCGCGTGGCGCAGCGCTTTGGATTGCAGGCGCCGCAGCAGGGCGCCCATGACCGCACCGCCACCGGCCACTCGGGCTTCTTCCTGTTCAACCTGTTCCGCAACGTCATCTTCGCCGACAAGGACCTGGTATCGCAGTACGCCAGCCGCCACAAGGTGCGCCTGACGTACGCGGTGTTTTTCACGGCAATGCTGCTGCTGGGCGGGGCGCTGGGCGGGTGGGGCTGGTCGTACCTGGGCAACCGCCAACTGGTGAGCAATGTGCAGGCGGACCTGGACCAGGTAATCAAGCTTCAACAGGGCCGCCTCGATTTGCAGTCGCGGCTGGAGGCGCTGGCGATCCTGCAGGACCGCATCGAACAACTGGAACGCTACCGCGACGAGCGTCCCTGGTCGCTGCGCATGGGGCTGTACCAGGGGGAGCTGCTCGAGCAGAAGCTGCGCGCCGAGTATTTTGCAGGCGTCAAGGAGGTGATGGTCAGGCCGGTGGTGGCCAGCCTGGAAGAACTGCTGACGGCGATGAACACTCACGCCGACCAATTGCGCGCGCCGGGCGCCGCAGCACCGGGTGCCGAAGCACCGGGTGCCGCAGCACCCGCTGCCACGGAGGCGGCGCAGTTCCAGCAGGCGTCTGCCGTCAACGTGGACGACGCCTACAACGCGCTGAAAACCTATTTGATGCTGGCCGATAAAAGCCACGCGGAACCGGGCCACCTGAACGACCAGCTCACGCGTTACTGGCGCGGCTGGCTGGAGAACCAGCGCGGCGCCATGTCGCGCGAGCAGATGATTCAGGCGGCCGAGCGGCTGCTGACGTTTTACCTGGCGCAGGTGGCCGATCCGGCGTGGCCGCGCATCGAGCCGAAGCTGGCGCTGGTAGACCAGTCGCGCGACCACCTGCGGCGCGTGGTGCGCGGCATGCCGGCGCGCGAACGCGTATATGCCGACATCCGCGCCCGCGCCAATACCCGCTTCCCGGCGATGACGGTGTCGCGCATGGTGGGAGAGCAGGACCAGGCGCTGGTGGCCGGCAGCCACGCGATTGCCGGCGCCTACACCCGCGAGGCGTGGGAAAAATACGTGCAGCCGGCGTTCCGCGAAGCGGCTGCGCGCGAGCTGCAAAGTACCGACTGGGTGCTCAAGAGCGCCACCCGCGACGACCTCACGCTCGAAGGCAGCCCGGAGCAAATCCAGAAAGGCCTCACCGATTTATACAAGGCCGACTACGCGCGCGAATGGCAAAAATTCGTCACCGGCGTCACCATCGCCAACCTCGATGGTTTTGACGCCGCTGTCGTCGCCATGAACCGGCTCGGCGATCCGCAGTCGTCGCCGATTGCGAAACTTCTCACCACGATCGACCAGCAAACCTCGTGGGACAACCCGTCGGTGATGAGCGCGGAGCTGAAGGCGGCGCAGAGCGGCTTCGTCAACTGGATCAAGAATCGCGTACTGAGTCGCGGACCATCGCAGGTGAACGTCAACCTGCAACTGCCGCAGGCAGGCGACCAGCCCATGGGGCCGATCGGGCGCGAGTTCGCCGGCGTGGCGAAGCTGCTGGCCGCGCGCGACAAGGACGCCTCGCTGCTGGGCGGCTACCTGCAAACCCTGTCGAAGCTGCGCGGGCGCCTCAACCAGCTCAAGAACCAGGGCGATCCTGGTCCCGGCGCGCGCCAGTTCATGCAGCAAACGCTGGAAGGCACCGGCTCCGAGCTGGCCGACGCATTGCGCCACGTGGACGAGCAGATGCTCAACGGTATGAGCGACAGCCAGAAGCAGGCGATTCGTCCGCTGCTGGTACGCCCGCTGATGCAAACCTTTGCGGTGCTGATCGCGCCGGCCGAGGCGGAAATCAACAAGACCTGGCTGGCACAGGTCGTGGAGCCGTTCCGGCAGACGCTGGCCGACAAGTATCCGTTCGCGCCGAACGGCCGCACCGAAGCGGCCGGCGCCGACATCGCCCGCGTCTTCGGACCGGACGGCCTGGTCGCCAGGTTCGCCACCACCGCCATGGGCCCGCTGGTGGTGCGGCGCGGCGACGTGCTGGCGCCGCGCACCTGGGCCGACATGGGCATTGCGCTGGCGCCGCAGACGGCCACGCGCTTTGCCGGCTGGATCGCGCCCCTGAACGGCGCGGGCGGGGCCGATACTCCGCCGCAAACCGTGTTCCAGATCCAGCCCATGCCGGCGCCCGGCGCGCTCGAATACGTGGTCGATATCGACGGCCAGCAGCTCCGCTACCGCAATACGCCGCCGCAGTGGGCGCACATGGTCCATCCGGGCCCCACCGGCGCCGAGGGCGCGCGCATCACCGCCACCAGCGTTGATGGCCGCAGTGTCGATGTGTTCAACCAGCCCGGACCGCAGGGTCTGAAAATGATGATCGACGCGGCAGCCAAGCAGCGCCGCGAAGGCGGCGTGTTCGAGCTGCGCTGGACCACCGGCACGGTGACCGTGGCGATGGGCCTGAAAATCATCAGCAGCCCGGAGAGCGGCAACGATGATCCCGAACCGCCCGCCCCGCTCCAGCGTTTCAAGGGCATGCAGCTGCCCGAGACCGTGGTCGGTGCGGGCACTGTTGCCGGTGGTTCGACGGCCGTAGCAGCCATTGCGGCCGCCGGGACCGCACCATGA
- a CDS encoding M15 family metallopeptidase — protein sequence MFLFSMLMFFVAVCAGAWLLLFPAGRALLAQSVAGVAGRLEHGVRRRAAHGVLQAGTLGRGARDGVANGARLLWRRWPLLLAAAVLVTVPPLLALVLSSPTMLGGYEDHRVTNEQVAQLLKGERLAAPAALPPPVFTTAEVTLVRPMLDGANRNWQLLDADFSRRLLVVFRIMKQQHGYDMAILEGYRSPERQNALAAAGPAVTNARAFQSYHQFGLAADCAFLRDGKLVISEKDPWAMRGYRLYGEVAQSVGLTWGGRWKMMDFGHTELRVAGTLAK from the coding sequence ATGTTTCTCTTTTCCATGCTGATGTTTTTTGTCGCGGTTTGCGCCGGTGCGTGGCTGCTGCTGTTTCCCGCCGGACGGGCGCTGCTGGCGCAGTCGGTGGCCGGCGTGGCCGGTCGCCTCGAACATGGCGTGCGCCGCCGCGCCGCCCACGGCGTGCTGCAAGCCGGTACGCTGGGACGCGGCGCGCGCGATGGGGTGGCAAACGGGGCGCGCTTGCTGTGGCGGCGCTGGCCCTTGCTGCTGGCCGCAGCGGTGCTGGTGACGGTGCCGCCGCTGCTGGCGCTGGTGCTCAGCAGCCCGACCATGTTGGGCGGCTACGAAGACCACCGCGTGACCAACGAGCAGGTGGCGCAGCTGCTCAAGGGCGAGCGGCTGGCGGCGCCGGCCGCGCTGCCACCGCCAGTGTTTACCACTGCCGAGGTGACGCTGGTGCGCCCCATGCTCGACGGCGCGAATCGCAACTGGCAACTGCTCGATGCCGATTTTTCGCGGCGGCTGCTGGTGGTGTTCCGCATCATGAAGCAACAGCACGGCTACGACATGGCGATCCTCGAAGGTTACCGCAGCCCCGAGCGGCAAAACGCGCTGGCGGCGGCCGGCCCCGCTGTCACCAATGCGCGCGCGTTCCAGAGCTATCACCAGTTCGGCCTGGCGGCCGACTGCGCCTTCCTGCGCGACGGCAAGCTGGTGATTTCGGAAAAAGATCCGTGGGCCATGCGGGGCTACCGGCTCTACGGCGAGGTGGCGCAGTCGGTCGGACTGACCTGGGGCGGGCGCTGGAAGATGATGGATTTCGGTCACACCGAGTTGCGCGTGGCGGGAACGCTGGCCAAATAA
- a CDS encoding rhodanese-like domain-containing protein has translation MSVEAIATVLPEELATIKAAAQSSNLPYAGGVPPALAWALFSSGRAQLIDVRTGEERKFVGHVADSGHVAWATGTALTRNPRFVRELENKIGGKDAVALLLCRSGKRSVLAAEAAAKAGFTHVFNVLEGFEGELDEHQQRGKADGWRFHQLPWIQD, from the coding sequence ATGTCTGTAGAAGCAATCGCCACCGTCCTGCCTGAAGAACTTGCCACCATCAAGGCAGCGGCACAATCCTCCAATTTACCGTATGCCGGCGGCGTGCCGCCCGCGCTGGCCTGGGCGCTGTTCAGCAGCGGCCGCGCGCAGCTGATCGACGTGCGCACCGGCGAAGAACGCAAGTTCGTCGGCCACGTTGCCGACAGCGGCCACGTGGCCTGGGCCACCGGCACCGCCCTCACCCGCAACCCGCGCTTCGTGCGCGAACTCGAAAACAAGATCGGCGGCAAGGATGCCGTCGCCCTGCTGCTGTGCCGCAGTGGCAAGCGCTCGGTGCTCGCTGCCGAAGCGGCCGCCAAGGCCGGGTTCACCCATGTCTTCAATGTGCTCGAAGGCTTCGAAGGCGAGCTCGATGAGCACCAGCAGCGCGGCAAGGCGGACGGCTGGCGCTTCCACCAACTTCCCTGGATCCAGGACTAA
- the epsC gene encoding serine O-acetyltransferase EpsC gives MGTFDITGVVQSLHEVRHQWRHTQRRNSEAGNREFPSRDALGAIIDSLKGVLFPMRLGPPDLRQESEDFHVAHALDGALHALLKQVRRELAYNAHLGQLADSDGVRDLDQQALTATRDFAAALPAIRALLDSDVLAAYQGDPAARSVDEVLLCYPGVLAMIHYRLAHQLYGLGLPLLARIIAELAHGATGIDIHPGAHIGPGFFIDHGTGVVIGETAVIGARVRVYQAVTLGAKRFPTDAEGKLQKGLPRHPVVEDDVVIYAGATILGRITLGKGAVIGGNVWLTHDVPAGGRIAQAESRSGALAKGIGAS, from the coding sequence ATGGGTACCTTCGATATCACCGGTGTAGTGCAGTCGCTGCACGAAGTGCGGCACCAATGGCGGCACACGCAGCGCCGCAACAGCGAAGCGGGCAACCGCGAATTCCCGTCGCGCGATGCGCTGGGCGCGATCATCGACAGCCTGAAAGGCGTGCTGTTCCCGATGCGGCTGGGACCACCCGACCTGCGCCAGGAAAGCGAAGATTTTCATGTCGCCCATGCGCTCGACGGCGCCCTGCACGCGCTGCTCAAGCAGGTGCGGCGCGAGCTGGCCTACAACGCGCATCTCGGCCAGCTGGCGGACAGCGACGGCGTGCGCGATCTCGACCAGCAGGCGCTGACCGCCACCCGCGACTTTGCCGCCGCCCTGCCCGCCATCCGCGCCCTGCTCGACAGCGACGTACTGGCCGCCTACCAGGGCGATCCGGCCGCGCGCAGCGTCGATGAAGTACTGCTGTGCTATCCGGGCGTGCTGGCCATGATCCATTACCGGCTGGCGCACCAGCTGTATGGCCTGGGCCTGCCGCTGCTGGCGCGCATCATCGCCGAACTGGCGCACGGCGCCACCGGCATCGACATCCACCCCGGCGCCCACATCGGCCCCGGCTTCTTCATCGACCACGGCACCGGCGTGGTGATCGGCGAGACCGCCGTGATCGGCGCCCGGGTGCGGGTGTACCAGGCTGTCACGCTCGGCGCCAAGCGCTTCCCGACCGACGCCGAGGGCAAGCTGCAAAAAGGCTTGCCGCGCCATCCGGTCGTCGAAGACGACGTGGTGATCTATGCCGGCGCCACCATCCTGGGCCGCATCACGCTGGGCAAGGGCGCTGTCATCGGCGGCAATGTCTGGCTCACCCACGACGTGCCGGCGGGCGGTCGCATCGCCCAGGCCGAATCGCGCTCGGGGGCGCTGGCCAAAGGCATCGGCGCATCATGA
- a CDS encoding helix-turn-helix domain-containing protein has translation MSADAGPGSLVHNFGAGVRALRLARGWSQERLAENSNLNRSYIGEIERGSVIASLVTLEKLAAALKLTPAALLDRSVRADANGPG, from the coding sequence ATGAGTGCCGATGCCGGACCGGGTTCGCTGGTGCACAACTTCGGCGCCGGCGTGCGCGCGTTGCGCCTCGCGCGCGGCTGGTCGCAGGAGCGGCTGGCCGAGAACTCCAACCTCAATCGTTCGTACATCGGCGAGATAGAACGCGGCAGCGTGATCGCCTCGCTGGTGACACTGGAAAAGCTGGCGGCCGCGCTCAAGCTCACACCGGCCGCGCTGCTGGACCGCAGCGTGCGGGCCGATGCCAACGGCCCCGGTTGA
- a CDS encoding family 2A encapsulin nanocompartment shell protein, whose protein sequence is MTATVGGTTALGDNAARQLANATKTAPQLETISPRWLTHLLQWVPVEAGIYRLNKVKNPEAIKVTCTAREQENQLPRTYVDYEENPREYFLNAVSTILDVHTRVSDLYSSPHDQIKEQLRLTIETIKENQESELINNPDYGLLAQVTDEQRIFPLTGAPTPDDLDELLTKVWKEPAFFLTHPLAIAAFGREATRRGTPPPTISLFGSQFITWRGIPLIPSDKVPVADGKSKIILLRVGDKRQGVVGLFQPGLPGEQSPGLSVRFMGINNHAISSYLISLYCSLAVLTSDALAVLDDVEIGKYHDYPDTYK, encoded by the coding sequence ATGACGGCAACTGTAGGCGGCACCACGGCGCTGGGCGACAACGCAGCACGGCAATTAGCCAACGCAACCAAGACTGCACCGCAGCTCGAAACCATCAGTCCACGCTGGCTCACGCACCTGCTGCAATGGGTGCCGGTGGAAGCAGGCATTTATCGCCTCAACAAGGTCAAGAATCCGGAAGCGATCAAGGTCACCTGCACCGCCCGCGAGCAGGAGAACCAACTGCCGCGCACCTACGTCGATTACGAAGAAAATCCGCGCGAGTACTTCCTCAATGCCGTCTCGACCATCCTTGACGTGCACACCCGCGTTTCCGACTTGTACAGCAGCCCGCACGACCAGATCAAGGAGCAGCTGCGCCTGACCATCGAGACCATCAAGGAAAACCAGGAAAGCGAACTGATCAACAATCCGGACTACGGCCTGCTGGCGCAAGTGACCGACGAGCAGCGCATCTTCCCGCTCACCGGCGCGCCCACCCCGGACGACCTCGACGAACTGCTGACCAAGGTCTGGAAAGAGCCGGCCTTCTTCCTTACCCACCCGCTGGCGATTGCCGCCTTCGGCCGCGAAGCGACCCGCCGCGGCACGCCGCCGCCGACCATCAGCCTGTTCGGTTCGCAGTTCATCACCTGGCGCGGCATTCCCCTGATCCCGTCCGACAAGGTGCCGGTGGCCGATGGCAAATCGAAGATCATCCTGCTGCGCGTGGGCGACAAGCGGCAAGGCGTGGTCGGCCTGTTCCAGCCTGGCCTGCCGGGCGAACAAAGTCCGGGCCTGTCGGTGCGCTTCATGGGCATCAACAACCACGCGATTTCGTCGTACCTGATTTCGCTGTACTGCTCGCTCGCGGTGCTGACCTCCGACGCGCTGGCCGTGCTGGACGACGTCGAAATCGGCAAATACCACGACTACCCTGACACCTACAAGTAA
- a CDS encoding family 2A encapsulin nanocompartment cargo protein cysteine desulfurase: MSILTPPSSLPASAPANVPEPTGAPFDPPVLARLANELFAASPFASRLTLPFSAPGSISGSAPGAAPGLSPSSASSPAYPSAPSSASLSPPSQVQQFAPTAARQFSAPGVQAPANIAPAGSPLASPAGFGPAVPGTPIPQGQIPGTNLIPASPTQVLSLVNRAPALLPSAQAGNGVPDKALGAIPAYEPRVGGALLGVPQAFGNTPGNAGAAGVPVAPAAQQYPAAPFADTGAYYFLSDRHGQPGATAHDHRNAVVPGASSTPGTPAPAPQYYFVDAVTLPSGFVTPAKPAPHGAVPLAGSDRHPPFDVHAVRRDFPILQERVNGRQLVWFDNAATTHKPQSVIDRISYFYEHENSNIHRAAHALAARATDAYEGARERVRRFLNAPDVNEVIFVRGTTEAINLVAKSWGGQHVGEGDEIIVSNLEHHANIVPWQQLAAAKGATLRVIPVDDSGQVLLDEYRKLLNDRTRIVAVTQVSNALGTVVPVKEIVELAHRAGAKALVDGAQSVSHMRIDVQDIGADFFVFSGHKLFGPTGIGVVWGKREVLEDMPPWQGGGNMIADVTFEKTVFQPIPNKFEAGTGNIADAVGLGAAIDYIDRIGIENIARYEHELLDYGTRRLRDIPGVRLIGTAADKASVMSFVLAGYTTEEVGKALNEEGIAVRTGHHCAQPILRRFGVETTVRPSLAFYNTYDEIDRLITVVRRLAGERRNG, encoded by the coding sequence GTGAGCATCCTGACGCCCCCCTCCTCCCTCCCGGCCAGCGCGCCGGCCAATGTGCCGGAACCGACGGGCGCGCCCTTCGATCCGCCCGTGCTGGCGCGGCTGGCGAACGAGCTGTTTGCAGCGTCGCCGTTTGCTTCGCGGTTGACTTTGCCGTTTTCAGCACCTGGCTCGATATCCGGTTCGGCGCCTGGCGCGGCGCCGGGTTTGTCGCCATCGTCAGCGTCATCGCCGGCATATCCGTCTGCGCCATCATCGGCATCTCTGTCGCCGCCATCGCAGGTGCAGCAATTTGCACCGACGGCAGCGCGGCAGTTTTCCGCGCCCGGCGTACAGGCGCCCGCCAACATCGCGCCGGCCGGCTCGCCCCTGGCCAGCCCCGCCGGCTTCGGTCCGGCAGTACCGGGCACGCCGATCCCGCAAGGACAGATCCCCGGCACCAACCTGATCCCGGCCTCGCCTACCCAGGTACTGTCGCTGGTCAACCGCGCGCCGGCGCTGCTGCCGTCCGCGCAAGCGGGCAACGGCGTGCCGGACAAGGCGCTCGGCGCGATACCCGCGTACGAGCCACGCGTGGGCGGCGCGCTGCTCGGCGTGCCGCAGGCGTTTGGGAACACGCCTGGTAATGCCGGTGCGGCTGGCGTGCCTGTTGCGCCAGCAGCGCAGCAGTACCCGGCTGCGCCTTTCGCAGACACTGGCGCCTACTACTTCCTGAGCGACCGCCACGGCCAGCCCGGCGCCACCGCGCACGACCACCGGAACGCCGTCGTACCAGGAGCATCGAGCACACCGGGCACCCCAGCGCCCGCGCCGCAGTACTATTTTGTCGATGCCGTCACCCTGCCCAGCGGCTTCGTCACGCCTGCCAAGCCGGCGCCACATGGCGCCGTGCCGCTGGCCGGCAGCGACCGCCATCCGCCGTTCGATGTGCACGCGGTGCGGCGCGATTTTCCGATCTTGCAGGAGCGCGTCAATGGCCGCCAGCTGGTGTGGTTCGACAACGCCGCCACTACCCACAAGCCGCAATCGGTGATCGACCGCATCAGCTACTTCTACGAGCACGAAAATTCCAACATCCACCGCGCCGCGCATGCGCTGGCGGCGCGCGCGACCGACGCCTACGAAGGCGCGCGCGAGCGGGTGCGGCGCTTCCTCAACGCGCCCGATGTGAACGAGGTCATTTTCGTGCGCGGCACCACCGAGGCCATCAACCTCGTGGCCAAGAGCTGGGGCGGGCAGCACGTGGGCGAAGGCGACGAGATCATCGTCTCCAACCTCGAACACCACGCCAACATCGTGCCGTGGCAACAGCTCGCTGCCGCCAAGGGCGCCACGCTGCGCGTGATCCCGGTCGATGACAGCGGCCAAGTGCTGCTCGACGAATACCGCAAGCTGCTGAACGACCGCACCAGGATCGTCGCCGTCACGCAGGTCTCGAATGCGCTTGGCACCGTGGTGCCGGTCAAGGAGATCGTGGAACTGGCGCACCGCGCGGGGGCCAAGGCGCTGGTCGATGGCGCGCAATCGGTGTCGCATATGCGCATCGACGTGCAGGACATCGGCGCCGACTTCTTCGTGTTCTCGGGCCACAAGCTGTTCGGTCCGACCGGCATCGGCGTGGTGTGGGGCAAGCGCGAGGTCCTGGAAGACATGCCGCCATGGCAGGGCGGCGGCAATATGATCGCCGATGTCACGTTCGAGAAGACCGTGTTCCAGCCGATTCCGAACAAGTTCGAAGCTGGTACCGGCAACATCGCCGACGCGGTGGGCCTCGGCGCCGCCATCGACTACATCGACAGGATCGGCATCGAAAACATCGCCCGCTACGAGCACGAACTGCTCGACTACGGCACCCGCAGGCTGCGCGACATCCCCGGCGTGCGCCTGATCGGCACGGCGGCGGACAAGGCCAGCGTGATGTCGTTCGTACTGGCAGGCTACACGACAGAGGAAGTGGGCAAGGCGCTCAACGAAGAAGGCATCGCCGTGCGCACCGGCCACCACTGCGCGCAGCCGATCCTGCGCCGGTTCGGCGTGGAGACCACGGTACGGCCGTCGCTGGCGTTCTACAACACCTACGACGAAATCGACCGTTTGATCACAGTAGTCCGACGGCTGGCAGGAGAGCGGCGCAACGGCTGA
- a CDS encoding ArsR/SmtB family transcription factor — protein sequence MKSKHLTGDQLLAALAALSNPHRLRVVAALAAGGRNYVSQLARELNISRPLLHLHLQKLEDAGLVTSQLELSDDGKALNFFDVAPFAIDLSPAMISTAVATLTNNPEK from the coding sequence ATGAAATCAAAACACCTTACTGGCGATCAGCTGCTGGCGGCGCTGGCGGCGCTGTCCAACCCGCACCGTTTGCGGGTGGTGGCGGCGCTGGCCGCAGGCGGGCGCAATTACGTGAGCCAGCTGGCGCGGGAGTTGAACATCAGCCGGCCCTTGCTGCATTTGCATTTGCAGAAGCTGGAAGACGCCGGGTTGGTAACGAGCCAGCTGGAATTGTCGGACGATGGCAAGGCGCTCAATTTTTTCGACGTCGCGCCATTCGCCATCGACCTGTCGCCGGCCATGATCAGTACCGCAGTCGCCACCCTGACCAACAATCCTGAAAAATAG
- a CDS encoding type II toxin-antitoxin system RelB/DinJ family antitoxin: MATNTSMLHVRIDENIKAQANEALASMGLTMADAVRLFLHRVVADQAFPLELKVPNAATRAAMSEARAIMAERRARFTNADELLADLEKDSGQ, translated from the coding sequence ATGGCAACCAATACTTCAATGCTCCATGTCCGCATCGACGAAAACATCAAAGCCCAGGCGAATGAGGCATTGGCGTCGATGGGGCTGACCATGGCCGACGCCGTACGGCTGTTTCTGCACCGCGTCGTGGCGGATCAAGCCTTCCCGCTGGAACTGAAAGTGCCGAACGCGGCCACGCGCGCTGCAATGAGTGAAGCCCGTGCCATCATGGCAGAACGTCGGGCCCGCTTTACCAATGCTGATGAGCTGTTAGCTGATCTTGAAAAAGACAGCGGCCAGTAA
- a CDS encoding type II toxin-antitoxin system YafQ family toxin yields MILKKTAASKRAAMPRASDYAKTFKEDWIRLSHSGRYDLNRLKQAMLLLIAHDAPLPAEWLDHALKGEWSDHRECHIGGDFLLIYREEADSVVFVRAGTHAELFAD; encoded by the coding sequence CTGATCTTGAAAAAGACAGCGGCCAGTAAGCGGGCAGCAATGCCACGGGCATCGGATTACGCCAAGACCTTCAAAGAGGATTGGATCCGGCTGTCGCATTCGGGCCGCTACGATCTCAATCGCCTGAAGCAAGCAATGCTCCTGCTGATCGCTCACGATGCGCCGCTACCGGCGGAATGGCTCGATCACGCGTTAAAAGGCGAATGGAGTGATCACCGGGAATGCCATATCGGCGGTGATTTCTTGCTGATCTATCGCGAGGAGGCCGATAGCGTCGTCTTCGTTCGTGCCGGTACACATGCCGAGCTGTTTGCCGATTAA